In Malus sylvestris chromosome 15, drMalSylv7.2, whole genome shotgun sequence, a single genomic region encodes these proteins:
- the LOC126601640 gene encoding heparanase-like protein 3 isoform X4, whose translation MMTLSVPQLIGGLLRNVITELVVGALLLFSICTKLQLAEKGYAPNCNFQKKDLDNAIFLNAIKAFAPLKIRLGGTLQDKVTYLADGSQPPSTSFVKDGSQLFGFSQGYLPMPRWDQLNSFFNKTGAVIIFGLNALIGRNIDSNGAATGAWNSTNAETLIRYTVDKGYTIHGWELGNELSGNGVGTKVSADQYAADTHTLHEILQKIYADYGSKPLVLAPGGFFDADWFTEFVHKTPLSLKVITHHIYNLGPGSAGDLVDKILDPDVLDGISQTFSSLQNLVETSDTSAVAWVGEAGGAYNSGHDLVTNAFVFSFWYLDQLGLAASYDTKTYCRQTLIGGNYGLLDTNTFQPNPDYYSALLWHRLMGNKALSTSFSGTKKIRAYAHCSKKTKGITVLLINLDGNTTVQVRVSTDSTGRPVSSESLQSSKDSDDVREEYHLTAQDGDLQSKVMLLNGKALIVDSSGDIPPLEPITVRLSDPTTVAPFSIVFVHIPNTTVLACA comes from the exons ATGATGACTTTATCTGTGCCACAATTGATTGGTGGCCTCCTCAGAAATGTGATTACGGAACTTGTAGTTGGGGCTCTGCTTCTCTTCTCAATCTG CACGAAATTGCAACTTGCAGAAAAAG GTTATGCACCAAATTGCAACTTTCAGAAAAAG GATCTTGACAATGCTATATTTTTAAATGCTATAAAAG CATTTGCACCCTTGAAAATTAGGTTGGGTGGCACTTTACAAGATAAAGTCACATACCTGGCAGACGGAAGTCAACCACCTTCCACCTCATTTGTCAAAGATGGTTCACAATTGTTTGGTTTCTCTCAAGGTTACTTACCAATGCCTAGATGGGACCAACTAAACAGTTTCTTCAATAAAACTGG gGCTGTTATTATTTTTGGTTTAAATGCACTCATAGGTAGAAACATAGACTCCAATGGTGCAGCTACTGGTGCTTGGAATTCAACCAATGCAGAAACCTTAATAAGATATACAGTCGACAAGGGATACACAATTCATGGTTGGGAACTTG GAAATGAACTGAGTGGGAATGGAGTTGGAACAAAAGTTTCAGCAGACCAATATGCAGCAGACACACACACTCTCCATGAAATACTGCAGAAAATTTATGCAGATTATGGATCAAAGCCACTAGTCTTAGCACCAGGAGGCTTCTTTGATGCCGATTGGTTCACAGAATTTGTTCATAAAACTCCTCTTTCCCTTAAAGTAATCACTCACCACATATATAATCTTGGTCCAG GTAGTGCTGGAGATCTCGTTGACAAGATCCTAGATCCAGATGTTCTCGATGGTATTTCGCAGACCTTCAGCAGCCTACAAAACCTTGTTGAGACATCAGACACTTCAGCAGTGGCATGGGTTGGTGAAGCAGGAGGTGCTTACAACAGTGGCCATGATCTTGTTACAAATGCTTTTGTGTTTAGTTTCTG GTACCTAGACCAGCTTGGTTTGGCAGCATCTTATGACACCAAAACATATTGCAGACAGACATTGATTGGTGGAAATTATGGGCTCCTTGACACCAACACCTTTCAACCAAATCCTGATTATTACAGTGCTCTTCTTTGGCATCGTTTAATGGGAAACAAGGCCCTCTCCACAAGCTTCTCTGGGACGAAGAAGATACGTGCCTATGCTCATTGTTCAAAGAAGACA AAAGGAATCACGGTGCTCCTCATCAACCTAGACGGTAACACTACAGTTCAAGTCCGAGTTTCGACTGATAGTACTGGCAGGCCTGTGAGTTCCGAAAGCCTTCAGAGTTCGAAAGATAGTGATGATGTAAGGGAAGAATACCATCTAACAGCTCAAGATGGGGACTTGCAGAGTAAAGTAATGCTACTAAATGGGAAAGCACTTATTGTAGATTCATCTGGGGATATTCCACCCTTGGAACCGATAACAGTCAGGCTATCAGATCCAACTACCGTGGCGCCATTCTCTATTGTATTTGTTCACATTCCAAACACAACCGTGCTGGCTTGTGCATAG
- the LOC126601640 gene encoding heparanase-like protein 3 isoform X3 gives MCEGMRSLVTLSLLCYGLYWATHSHKSSISVASLSTEETLFVNKTAAIGATDDDFICATIDWWPPQKCDYGTCSWGSASLLNLDLDNAIFLNAIKAFAPLKIRLGGTLQDKVTYLADGSQPPSTSFVKDGSQLFGFSQGYLPMPRWDQLNSFFNKTGAVIIFGLNALIGRNIDSNGAATGAWNSTNAETLIRYTVDKGYTIHGWELGNELSGNGVGTKVSADQYAADTHTLHEILQKIYADYGSKPLVLAPGGFFDADWFTEFVHKTPLSLKVITHHIYNLGPGSAGDLVDKILDPDVLDGISQTFSSLQNLVETSDTSAVAWVGEAGGAYNSGHDLVTNAFVFSFWYLDQLGLAASYDTKTYCRQTLIGGNYGLLDTNTFQPNPDYYSALLWHRLMGNKALSTSFSGTKKIRAYAHCSKKTKGITVLLINLDGNTTVQVRVSTDSTGRPVSSESLQSSKDSDDVREEYHLTAQDGDLQSKVMLLNGKALIVDSSGDIPPLEPITVRLSDPTTVAPFSIVFVHIPNTTVLACA, from the exons atGTGTGAAGGTATGCGTTCTCTGGTGActctttcattgctttgctaTGGGCTGTACTGGGCAACTCACAGCCACAAGTCATCAATCTCAGTGGCTTCATTGAGCACCGAAGAAACCCTTTTTGTGAATAAAACAGCTGCAATTGGAGCTACAGATGATGACTTTATCTGTGCCACAATTGATTGGTGGCCTCCTCAGAAATGTGATTACGGAACTTGTAGTTGGGGCTCTGCTTCTCTTCTCAATCTG GATCTTGACAATGCTATATTTTTAAATGCTATAAAAG CATTTGCACCCTTGAAAATTAGGTTGGGTGGCACTTTACAAGATAAAGTCACATACCTGGCAGACGGAAGTCAACCACCTTCCACCTCATTTGTCAAAGATGGTTCACAATTGTTTGGTTTCTCTCAAGGTTACTTACCAATGCCTAGATGGGACCAACTAAACAGTTTCTTCAATAAAACTGG gGCTGTTATTATTTTTGGTTTAAATGCACTCATAGGTAGAAACATAGACTCCAATGGTGCAGCTACTGGTGCTTGGAATTCAACCAATGCAGAAACCTTAATAAGATATACAGTCGACAAGGGATACACAATTCATGGTTGGGAACTTG GAAATGAACTGAGTGGGAATGGAGTTGGAACAAAAGTTTCAGCAGACCAATATGCAGCAGACACACACACTCTCCATGAAATACTGCAGAAAATTTATGCAGATTATGGATCAAAGCCACTAGTCTTAGCACCAGGAGGCTTCTTTGATGCCGATTGGTTCACAGAATTTGTTCATAAAACTCCTCTTTCCCTTAAAGTAATCACTCACCACATATATAATCTTGGTCCAG GTAGTGCTGGAGATCTCGTTGACAAGATCCTAGATCCAGATGTTCTCGATGGTATTTCGCAGACCTTCAGCAGCCTACAAAACCTTGTTGAGACATCAGACACTTCAGCAGTGGCATGGGTTGGTGAAGCAGGAGGTGCTTACAACAGTGGCCATGATCTTGTTACAAATGCTTTTGTGTTTAGTTTCTG GTACCTAGACCAGCTTGGTTTGGCAGCATCTTATGACACCAAAACATATTGCAGACAGACATTGATTGGTGGAAATTATGGGCTCCTTGACACCAACACCTTTCAACCAAATCCTGATTATTACAGTGCTCTTCTTTGGCATCGTTTAATGGGAAACAAGGCCCTCTCCACAAGCTTCTCTGGGACGAAGAAGATACGTGCCTATGCTCATTGTTCAAAGAAGACA AAAGGAATCACGGTGCTCCTCATCAACCTAGACGGTAACACTACAGTTCAAGTCCGAGTTTCGACTGATAGTACTGGCAGGCCTGTGAGTTCCGAAAGCCTTCAGAGTTCGAAAGATAGTGATGATGTAAGGGAAGAATACCATCTAACAGCTCAAGATGGGGACTTGCAGAGTAAAGTAATGCTACTAAATGGGAAAGCACTTATTGTAGATTCATCTGGGGATATTCCACCCTTGGAACCGATAACAGTCAGGCTATCAGATCCAACTACCGTGGCGCCATTCTCTATTGTATTTGTTCACATTCCAAACACAACCGTGCTGGCTTGTGCATAG
- the LOC126601640 gene encoding heparanase-like protein 3 isoform X1 produces the protein MCEGMRSLVTLSLLCYGLYWATHSHKSSISVASLSTEETLFVNKTAAIGATDDDFICATIDWWPPQKCDYGTCSWGSASLLNLHEIATCRKRLCTKLQLSEKGYAPNCNFQKKDLDNAIFLNAIKAFAPLKIRLGGTLQDKVTYLADGSQPPSTSFVKDGSQLFGFSQGYLPMPRWDQLNSFFNKTGAVIIFGLNALIGRNIDSNGAATGAWNSTNAETLIRYTVDKGYTIHGWELGNELSGNGVGTKVSADQYAADTHTLHEILQKIYADYGSKPLVLAPGGFFDADWFTEFVHKTPLSLKVITHHIYNLGPGSAGDLVDKILDPDVLDGISQTFSSLQNLVETSDTSAVAWVGEAGGAYNSGHDLVTNAFVFSFWYLDQLGLAASYDTKTYCRQTLIGGNYGLLDTNTFQPNPDYYSALLWHRLMGNKALSTSFSGTKKIRAYAHCSKKTKGITVLLINLDGNTTVQVRVSTDSTGRPVSSESLQSSKDSDDVREEYHLTAQDGDLQSKVMLLNGKALIVDSSGDIPPLEPITVRLSDPTTVAPFSIVFVHIPNTTVLACA, from the exons atGTGTGAAGGTATGCGTTCTCTGGTGActctttcattgctttgctaTGGGCTGTACTGGGCAACTCACAGCCACAAGTCATCAATCTCAGTGGCTTCATTGAGCACCGAAGAAACCCTTTTTGTGAATAAAACAGCTGCAATTGGAGCTACAGATGATGACTTTATCTGTGCCACAATTGATTGGTGGCCTCCTCAGAAATGTGATTACGGAACTTGTAGTTGGGGCTCTGCTTCTCTTCTCAATCTG CACGAAATTGCAACTTGCAGAAAAAGGTTATGCACGAAATTGCAACTTTCAGAAAAAG GTTATGCACCAAATTGCAACTTTCAGAAAAAG GATCTTGACAATGCTATATTTTTAAATGCTATAAAAG CATTTGCACCCTTGAAAATTAGGTTGGGTGGCACTTTACAAGATAAAGTCACATACCTGGCAGACGGAAGTCAACCACCTTCCACCTCATTTGTCAAAGATGGTTCACAATTGTTTGGTTTCTCTCAAGGTTACTTACCAATGCCTAGATGGGACCAACTAAACAGTTTCTTCAATAAAACTGG gGCTGTTATTATTTTTGGTTTAAATGCACTCATAGGTAGAAACATAGACTCCAATGGTGCAGCTACTGGTGCTTGGAATTCAACCAATGCAGAAACCTTAATAAGATATACAGTCGACAAGGGATACACAATTCATGGTTGGGAACTTG GAAATGAACTGAGTGGGAATGGAGTTGGAACAAAAGTTTCAGCAGACCAATATGCAGCAGACACACACACTCTCCATGAAATACTGCAGAAAATTTATGCAGATTATGGATCAAAGCCACTAGTCTTAGCACCAGGAGGCTTCTTTGATGCCGATTGGTTCACAGAATTTGTTCATAAAACTCCTCTTTCCCTTAAAGTAATCACTCACCACATATATAATCTTGGTCCAG GTAGTGCTGGAGATCTCGTTGACAAGATCCTAGATCCAGATGTTCTCGATGGTATTTCGCAGACCTTCAGCAGCCTACAAAACCTTGTTGAGACATCAGACACTTCAGCAGTGGCATGGGTTGGTGAAGCAGGAGGTGCTTACAACAGTGGCCATGATCTTGTTACAAATGCTTTTGTGTTTAGTTTCTG GTACCTAGACCAGCTTGGTTTGGCAGCATCTTATGACACCAAAACATATTGCAGACAGACATTGATTGGTGGAAATTATGGGCTCCTTGACACCAACACCTTTCAACCAAATCCTGATTATTACAGTGCTCTTCTTTGGCATCGTTTAATGGGAAACAAGGCCCTCTCCACAAGCTTCTCTGGGACGAAGAAGATACGTGCCTATGCTCATTGTTCAAAGAAGACA AAAGGAATCACGGTGCTCCTCATCAACCTAGACGGTAACACTACAGTTCAAGTCCGAGTTTCGACTGATAGTACTGGCAGGCCTGTGAGTTCCGAAAGCCTTCAGAGTTCGAAAGATAGTGATGATGTAAGGGAAGAATACCATCTAACAGCTCAAGATGGGGACTTGCAGAGTAAAGTAATGCTACTAAATGGGAAAGCACTTATTGTAGATTCATCTGGGGATATTCCACCCTTGGAACCGATAACAGTCAGGCTATCAGATCCAACTACCGTGGCGCCATTCTCTATTGTATTTGTTCACATTCCAAACACAACCGTGCTGGCTTGTGCATAG
- the LOC126601646 gene encoding uncharacterized protein At1g05835-like, translated as MPYYSCRLLYINQTMNVATIHLPQRISVPKRTNFSEMAALVKSFIVILLFSLINEGMCQEKCATIDLQIRQEKTGNLVQAKPEFQVRVLNACPCLQGNVTLDCNGFQTVEVENPVTLLRSGNECLLNNGSFLTPFNEVVFVYAWDTQFPFKPLSSNIKCD; from the exons ATGCCTTACTATAGTTGTCGGTTATTGTATATAAATCAGACCATGAACGTAGCCACCATCCATCTTCCCCAAAGAATTTCAGTTCCGAAACGCACAAATTTCTCCGAGATGGCTGCCTTGGTCAAGTCCTTCATTGTGATTCTTCTTTTCAGTCTCATTAACGAAG GAATGTGCCAAGAAAAGTGCGCTACGATCGACCTGCAAATTAGACAAGAGAAAACAGGGAATCTGGTGCAAGCAAAGCCAGAGTTTCAGGTGAGGGTACTGAATGCATGCCCATGTCTGCAAGGGAATGTGACATTAGACTGCAATGGATTTCAAACCGTTGAAGTCGAAAACCCCGTGACATTGCTCAGATCTGGGAATGAGTGTCTCCTCAACAATGGCTCATTCCTTACACCATTCAATGAAGTTGTCTTCGTCTATGCTTGGGACACACAGTTTCCATTCAAGCCACTTTCCTCTAACATTAAATGTGATTGA